Proteins encoded within one genomic window of Acinetobacter sp. YWS30-1:
- a CDS encoding sugar transferase — protein MKVAKRLIDIIISLTAIFILLPVFIIIAYKVRRNLGSPIFFYQERPGKNGKLFKMIKFRSMRNAFDQDGNPLPDKFRITPFGQKLRSTSLDEMPQLINVLKGDMSIVGPRPQMKEFLEHYTAEQMRRHEVKPGMTGLAQVSGRNNLSWEEKFDLDVQYVEQNNIWLDFKIMFKTAKVMFNQEGINAPDQEVGAARFCRKEVTENHLRAKEVK, from the coding sequence ATAAAAGTTGCTAAGCGATTAATCGATATTATTATTTCTCTTACTGCTATATTTATATTGTTGCCAGTTTTTATCATCATTGCTTATAAAGTACGTAGAAATCTAGGCTCACCAATTTTCTTCTATCAAGAACGACCTGGTAAAAATGGAAAGCTCTTTAAAATGATTAAGTTTCGCTCTATGAGAAATGCATTCGATCAGGATGGTAATCCCTTACCAGATAAATTTCGAATTACACCATTTGGTCAAAAATTACGTTCTACCAGCTTGGACGAAATGCCTCAGCTTATAAATGTCTTAAAAGGTGATATGAGTATTGTTGGGCCTAGACCTCAAATGAAAGAATTTCTAGAACATTATACCGCTGAACAAATGCGAAGACATGAGGTAAAACCCGGCATGACAGGGCTTGCCCAAGTCAGTGGGCGTAATAACTTATCTTGGGAAGAAAAATTCGACTTAGATGTTCAATATGTTGAGCAAAATAACATTTGGCTAGATTTTAAAATTATGTTTAAAACAGCTAAGGTGATGTTTAATCAAGAAGGAATTAATGCGCCAGATCAAGAAGTTGGTGCTGCACGATTTTGTAGAAAGGAGGTCACTGAAAACCATTTACGTGCAAAAGAAGTGAAATAA
- a CDS encoding GNAT family N-acetyltransferase, giving the protein MGTIMKEDLGFQINKYETSDKIIWNEFLLKCKNYHFMFNRDFMEYHADRFEDFSLIFKNEKGKIVALLPGNIKDNIFYSHQGLTFGGFLINRDIHAADMLELFNLLKIYLKQKNIDKIIYKCIPVIYHNYPAQEDLYALFRNDAKLYRRDISVSIALNEEYSYSESKRRSVNKLKKNGVSCEEVDQPSMVWGVIREVLRQHHNQQPVHNEDEIDLLKSRFPNNIRAYKCCLDGNIVAGAVTFETERVVHTQYLASNDKGREKKVLDYLIDHLIEKSKKNAKIFDFGTSNENEGKYLNIGLIDQKERFGARGIVHDYYSIDL; this is encoded by the coding sequence ATGGGTACTATAATGAAAGAAGACTTAGGTTTTCAAATAAATAAATATGAAACTTCAGATAAAATAATATGGAATGAATTTTTATTAAAATGTAAAAATTATCATTTTATGTTTAATCGTGATTTTATGGAATATCATGCTGATCGATTTGAGGATTTCTCATTGATATTTAAAAATGAAAAAGGGAAAATTGTAGCCTTATTGCCTGGAAATATTAAAGATAATATTTTTTATAGTCATCAAGGTTTAACTTTTGGCGGTTTTTTAATTAATAGAGATATTCATGCCGCTGACATGCTAGAATTATTTAATTTATTAAAAATTTATTTAAAACAAAAAAATATTGATAAGATTATATATAAATGCATTCCTGTTATTTATCATAATTATCCTGCTCAAGAAGACTTATACGCTTTATTTCGAAATGATGCCAAGCTTTACCGACGAGATATTAGTGTTTCTATTGCTCTAAATGAAGAATATTCATACTCAGAAAGTAAAAGAAGATCAGTCAATAAGCTCAAAAAAAATGGGGTTAGCTGTGAGGAAGTAGATCAACCTAGTATGGTTTGGGGAGTAATCCGGGAAGTACTGCGTCAGCATCATAACCAACAACCTGTACATAATGAAGATGAAATAGATTTATTAAAAAGTCGTTTCCCTAATAATATAAGAGCATATAAATGTTGTCTTGATGGAAATATTGTGGCAGGAGCAGTGACTTTTGAAACTGAAAGAGTAGTTCATACTCAATATTTGGCTAGCAATGATAAAGGTAGGGAGAAAAAGGTATTAGATTATCTCATTGATCATTTAATAGAAAAAAGTAAGAAAAATGCCAAAATATTTGATTTCGGAACTTCTAATGAAAATGAAGGGAAATACTTAAATATAGGATTGATTGATCAAAAAGAAAGATTTGGTGCACGTGGGATTGTACATGATTATTATAGTATAGATTTATGA
- a CDS encoding glycosyltransferase family 4 protein translates to MITKKIAIIGSTAYNLYNFRKDFIFACIEHGHQVYAFVSEYDDHWLDTIKNLGVIPVTYQLSRGGLNPLADLRSTFQLKKKIKEIQPDIVFSYSTKPVIYATLAAYKTQVPYIYGMIEGLGSPFTIHKHGQSLKAKLVRIIQVFLYRLSFPYLDKIIFLNHEDPKDLVHRYNISHKKNAIEVLGPIGLNLKDFSYTKWNDQKKISFIFIARLIAEKGIFEYIEAARIVKRKYPEVVFKIIGGLDPENPTGLKQAELDQLIQTGIIEYNGFVTDVDQRLRNSAVFVLPSYYREGVPRSTQEAMAVGRPVITTDVPGCNETVVDGLTGFLIPKWDVAALVEKMTYFIEHPEQINKMGYQGFLYARKNFNADHINHRLLQMMGINRL, encoded by the coding sequence ATGATAACTAAAAAAATCGCTATTATAGGATCTACCGCTTATAACCTTTATAATTTCCGTAAAGATTTTATTTTTGCTTGTATAGAGCATGGTCATCAAGTTTATGCTTTTGTATCGGAATATGATGATCATTGGTTAGATACAATTAAAAATCTTGGAGTAATTCCTGTAACTTATCAACTTAGTCGCGGTGGATTAAATCCATTGGCTGATTTACGCTCGACCTTTCAACTCAAAAAGAAAATAAAAGAAATCCAACCTGATATCGTATTCTCCTATTCAACAAAGCCTGTTATTTATGCAACTTTAGCTGCATATAAGACTCAGGTTCCTTATATTTATGGAATGATCGAAGGCTTAGGTTCACCTTTTACAATTCATAAACATGGCCAAAGCCTTAAAGCTAAGTTAGTTCGCATTATACAAGTTTTTTTATATAGATTATCATTTCCATATCTGGATAAAATTATTTTCTTAAATCATGAGGATCCTAAAGATCTAGTTCATCGATATAATATTTCACATAAAAAAAATGCGATTGAAGTATTAGGTCCTATTGGTCTTAATTTAAAAGATTTTAGTTATACTAAATGGAATGATCAAAAAAAAATATCTTTTATATTTATAGCTAGATTGATAGCTGAAAAGGGAATATTTGAATATATAGAAGCAGCAAGAATAGTAAAAAGAAAATATCCTGAAGTTGTGTTTAAAATTATTGGTGGATTAGATCCTGAAAATCCAACTGGCTTAAAGCAAGCTGAATTAGATCAGCTAATACAAACAGGTATTATCGAATATAATGGTTTTGTGACTGATGTAGATCAAAGGCTACGTAATAGCGCGGTTTTTGTATTGCCGTCTTATTATCGAGAGGGGGTGCCCCGTAGTACACAAGAAGCAATGGCTGTAGGACGTCCAGTCATCACTACTGATGTTCCAGGCTGCAATGAGACTGTAGTCGATGGGTTGACAGGTTTCCTAATTCCTAAATGGGATGTGGCTGCATTGGTAGAGAAAATGACTTATTTTATAGAACATCCTGAACAAATAAATAAAATGGGCTATCAAGGATTTCTCTATGCTAGAAAGAATTTTAATGCGGATCATATAAACCATAGACTATTACAAATGATGGGCATTAATAGGCTTTAA